The genomic stretch GCAGGTGCAGGCCATGGTGAGCGGGTCGACGTGCAGCCCGGCCATATCGACGGGCGTCCAGTTGACGACAAGGCCGCCGACCCTCCCGTCGCCCCGGATCATGACGTCCTCGACGGAGGTGAGGTTGAAGAACTCGACGCCGGCGTCGCAGGCCGCCGAGGTGAGTTTCGCGACCGCCTCGATCGATTTTGCGACGTAATAGCCCTCTTCGAACTCTTTGTAGGCGATACCGAACCGGTCGAGGAGTCGCCGGGCCTCTTCCTGGACGACGATCCGGGGAAACATCATCCCGCCGCCCCACATGCCGCCGCCGATGCTGAGTTTCTTCTCGATGAGTGCGCACTTAACACCCTTCTCACCGAGGAGCGCGGCGCAGGCGAGCCCCGACGGCCCCCCGCCGATGACGGCGGCGTCCATCTCGAGGTGGTCGATGATCGCCCGGTGCTGCTCCTCGAGAATGGCCCTGCTGATGGTCACTTCGTTCAGCGTCATCCGATTC from Methanoculleus chikugoensis encodes the following:
- a CDS encoding sulfide-dependent adenosine diphosphate thiazole synthase, with the protein product MTLNEVTISRAILEEQHRAIIDHLEMDAAVIGGGPSGLACAALLGEKGVKCALIEKKLSIGGGMWGGGMMFPRIVVQEEARRLLDRFGIAYKEFEEGYYVAKSIEAVAKLTSAACDAGVEFFNLTSVEDVMIRGDGRVGGLVVNWTPVDMAGLHVDPLTMACTCTVDATGHDAMIARMVERKGGNLRVKGESFMWAERAETRILDHTKEVFPGLFVTGMAANAVAGECRMGPIFGGMLLSGERAAELVAERLGR